The following DNA comes from Thunnus thynnus chromosome 3, fThuThy2.1, whole genome shotgun sequence.
aatctgcaactaatCTGcaaaaaattaatctgcaactattttgataattgatccATCATTTAAGTCGTCtttcaagcagaaatgctgAATGTTCTttggtttcagcctctcaaatgtttttgtaatttttcttcatatttgacaaaaaaatatatttaacattaatatcttAAGGTTTTGGACAAATAAATCTGGCAAAACAAGCATCACTGTGGGCTTTGAGAAATTATGAATGCCATTTCTTCCTTATTTTTTGGCGTCCATTGACTAAATGACTgaataatcggcagattaatcaataatgaaaacaatcattggTCCCCGTCAAAAATATTATCAATAAGTAGCAACTTAATTAATCTGTCTTTGCTTTGTTGCTTTAAAGATTTTCCATCAAAACCAAGTACTTGGAGACAAAGGTCTTAATACCTAACAAACAGGTAAACTGCCAAACCTTTATGAGCACCTGCTGTATGTGCACCAGAAATGAAAATAGATCAATACTACTTTGTGTAGGAAAccagtcaatcaatcaaactttatttgtatagcacctttcgtACAGGTTAATGCAATcgaaagtgctttacagatgactgacaagccaaTAATgagacagaacaaatgtaaatagTAAAAACGatttgagactaatgcacacaagaagtaaaagaaaaacaagctaaTTTTGGGTTTCAAGCAAGACTGTCCCATCACATCAGTTGCACTGGAATCAAAACCACCTTAGACACGATCTGAAAGTCTCACCTCTTTGTCAGAATTGTGCCACTGCTGATTGGACAGAGGCAGGGCGACGTCAGAACGTTTTCCTAAAAAGGCCACTGACCTGCCAAGTGTCTGCAATATGTCAGCAAACCTGCACAAGAaagatcatttttattatttgatgaGGTTTTATGAAGAAGACAACAAGTGGAGTATATGTTTTCCCCTAAATCTATCGCATAGCTACTTCACAAGGGTTCTAGTTGACAACTAAATCACATCAAACTAGGAATAAAAGAAACAGACTGAGTTATAAAAACCTGTAGACTGACTCACTACGTCCACTCTGAGTCAGTTAGATctgaaaatgctgtttacaaaaagaaaacaatgtgtgTCCACAGTGTTTTCAGGTTGTTTCCAAAAAGTTTCCTGTGTCTGTAGTAAGATGTAAACAATACAGATAAGTCTAAACAGTATGTAATATGTTACCTGGTACCTGTTACTTGGTGTGGGTGCAGCAGGTGTACAGTCAGCGGACTCCTCTACTATTGTGTATCCCCACAGCTCCTCCAGATGAAGCTCTACAACCTGACAGCGAGCatacacatgaaaatgttatatcaaccgtgtgtgtgtgtgtgtgtgtgtgtgtgtgtgtgtgtgtgtgtgtgtgtgttcgtaaTGTGTTACCTGAAGAGGTCCTGTTTTAATAAAGTACTGAGCCAGCTCCAGGGCTGCCAGAGCATCCTCAATAGGATTGTGACCCTTCTTCTCTTCAGTTTGTATTTGCCTCCTGGGAGATGAGCGGAAAATTAAATTGTTAGCCACGGTGGgcgagagacacagagaggtagaaatagagagagagagagagagagagagagagagcttaaGAGAAAGGGAGAATTTACTTCAGCACTGTCTCAGCCAGGACCTTGAGCTTAAACCTCTGTCCAAACTCTCTCCTGTACAGCAGCGAAGTGTCAATTACATGCTGGTGGATCAGCTGCAGGGAAGACGACACACAGTACAggtcaaaatgtgtttttaatgaaaaaaaaacatgcatctgTGCTTGATGTCCCTCTAGAGTAAAAATAACTTGGTTTAGTACACCTCAGTATTTTAGAAAAGCAGCATatttagaaaatgtaaaactagaAGACAAatcagagagacaaagagagaaatggaaagacTTGTGCTTACTAAACAAACTTCACTTTCTACTAAACAAGCTTCACCTGATCATTTCGTAGCTGTTACGAGCTGAAACCAAAATGTCAGTAGTCACTCACTTTCAGAGCCATGAGGTCGTTGTTGATGGAGTGGCCCACCAGGACTGCGTCCCGCGGCAACAGCATCCTGAGCTTCGCCTGAACGTCCCGGAGGGTGGTCGTGATTGGCCGCAACATCGCTGCAGTGATACCAGAGAACCTATCAGGAGGCAGCCGATGACATAGGCGACAGAAATGCGTTGTAGCATTTTAACACAGTGATGCTGTTTATCAATAATATGAaagcatgtgtgtatgagtgtgtgtgtgtgtgtgtacttggtGAGGTAGTTGAGGATTTTGTTCTCAGGTTTCACCAGATCGTCCAGCACACATTTGCCGTCGCTGTCCACCAGAGAAACCCGGGCCAGCTCATATCCCTTTTCTGTTAGACACTGGGAACACAACACTAAAGGGTCAATGACATGTATCTACAATATATCAAGTAAAGTGCACAGAGTGTAAATGTCAAACATGACAAAAGGATGAAACGCATCTCACCATTTCACAGTCGAGTCCGTACAAAGGGCTGCTGTCAGTGACAAAATCATCACTATCTGTGCAAATAAATTCCTCAAAGCCCGGCATTCCTGAGtcaaaggaaacaaaagaaggaggaggtgaggaggggaCGACGGAGAGAGGCAGcaagacagaggaagaaagaaagagagaaagagagagagagagactcacCTTTAACAGGGTAGTGCTTCTTGATCATCTCCTCCTGGGTGAAAACATACGCTGTcagtcctctcctctctgtcccaAACTTGATGATTACAGGGTGATTCTTCAGTCCTGCAGCAgagcacaataacacacacagtgaacaaCGAGAGAGAGACGCACAATATTATTGACAAAAATGCCTCAatatgtgagtgagtgaataTTAGAGAAGATTATTTTGACCCAATAAGCAGAGAGAAGCATTAATTGTTCATTTCTACCATCTGCAACAGTTTCATGCATACAGAAAATTTGAACACTTAATTGTAACACCGCTTTTAAAAATCTGGAAGAAGAAAAGTCATTTAGACTACATCGAGggttttcaaagtctgacaCTGTGGTAATAACTGGTGATAATCCTTCACTGGTTTTCAAACGGCGAATATAATATAACTCTGACCATTAGTAATGTCATAAAAATACTGATAGATAGCTCATATTAACAGATTTTgtccctctttttattattctttgttcCTTGTCTCACTTTGATTCGGAGGATAATCATTCGCTTAGGGCCATTTGCTCCTCCAAGGAGCACAGGCCATTGACAAACGACCTCCATTTCACTCAATTACTAGCGATTCCCTCTAGATCTCCCCAGTTGAGCCCACTTCTAGTTATTTCCGCCTGGGCATCTCTCCTCCAGCTATTCCTGGGTCGACCTCTGTTTCTTGTTCCCTGTGGGTTCCATGTCAAGGCTTGTCGGGTGATGTTTGTGGCAGGTTCTCTGAGGGTATGCCCAATCCGACTCCGCTTTCTCCCCAGAATTTGTAAGGTAATGGGATCCTGGCCTGCTCTCCTCCACAGATCCACATTTCTTACTTTGTCTCTCCACCAGATTTTGAATATACTTCTTAGGCAGGTGTTAATGAATGTCTGtagtctgtttgttgtttgtttggttgtccTCCATGTTTCCGATCCATACGGCAACACCTGCTTGACGTTGGTGTTAAAGATTCTCAGTTTGGTGtttgttgagatgttttttgAGCTCCAGATCTTTCTGAGCATGTTAAACACCATCCTTGCCTTGTTAATCCGGCTTTTTATATCAGCCTCTGTCCCTCCGGTGATGTCCACAACACCGCCCAAGAATGTGAACGCCTCCACCTCTTCCAGGCTATTGTTGTTCATGAGGATGGGGTTGCTGGATTTGGAATGGATCTTCATGATCTGTGTCTTAGCTGTATTGGGTGTCAGTCATAATCATGTACAACGGTAAATGGATGCATTGATacagcacctttctagtcttccgaacACTCAAACCCCAAATTTGGGGTTCGGTATCTTGCCCGAAGACACTTCGACACACAGAGCCAGGGAAttgccgatcttccgattagtggacaacctgctctgCCTCTGAGCCACAGTCGCCACAGTGTTGCCCCATATAATGCTTTGGGGAGTGTAAACAGGGAACATGTGAACAGGAAGTATAACGTTGCCATGGATTCAGTGAGTTGTGGACACTATGGGCTACAACTTGAGcctatatttgtttacatttgtttgttttatttttttccccctatgtattagtgtttttaatattttatcctATGTTTGATTTATTATAATCTTTCAGTGTTCTTTTGCCTTGTCAAGTAGTATAATATTTAAAAGTGCTAtgcaaataaaattattataattactaCATTTTGGCACCATTAAAAGTATGCTGAATTAGGTATTATAAGTTCCTGTTTGCAATGTACCATAAATGTACAGACAACTACCACTGGATGACTTTGATActaaagaaaatttaaaaacaaaacgtGATAATTCTCAGACAAGTACTTAAGTTATAGCAAGTGTCTTTTTTCTATCATTTCTAAGCGGCTTTATAGATGTTTATCAGCGATGCACATCAGAGATCATGATTTACTCGGAGAGTGTAAGTAACAttgaatctaaaaatatgtgcagCATATCTGTGAGTTCAGACTCTGGGCTACATCACGACAAGTCCTGGTCTCATGTTATACTGAAAATGTAggcatttactgtattttccaGCACATTccacatatgcacatacacGATTCTCACCTTTATGCAAGGCGCTCTTTTCCTTGTCTGTTTGGGAAACAGATGACCAGTCAAATTTAGGAAGTTCACTCCCGAAGATTCCAGACGCAAGGTTGTTAGATGATGGAGTGAAGGTGACCCTCTAATACAGTCAGATAAAAAACAAGGACAAGTattaaaccaaaacactgaCAGTTTGAGTAGAACTTGTCCCAATAAATAATCTATTACTATGTTTACATCCCCTCTGGTTACTTACAGTGGTGTAGTTGGTCCTGAGGTGTTGCAGGCTGAGGTAGTGTTTGTAGAAGTGACTCTGGGTGAGACCTTCCACCAGCACAACATTCACACCTTTGACCTTCCTCTGGTGGTGAAGACGACACCAACTACAAGGCAAAATACTTACATTAGATATTTTAGACACATGTTTGAGTGCAGGGACACAGTATTAGTACATTACAGATAATTACAGTCATTACCTGGGCTGTTTGATGCCACCTGTTTTCCCCAGAGCGGCATAATGCAGCAGCTCTGTCAGCTCATTCAGTGTAATTGCTTGCTGGAGGCTTTCAGGCAGCACAGAGATCCTCGGTGAGCAGGAGGTACGTCCACACTCCACTGCTTCATCATCCTCCTGCCCACTTTTTAATCTCTTGGCCGTCTCATGTGCCGTGGGGGAgatgttctttcttttctttctgctgcaCGATGTTGATGATGAAGACTCCATGTTCAAGCAGATGTTTCTACTGGGagatataaaaagatatttgaGATGGTGTTGTGTCCTGGCAGCTGTCAAATGTGAGCTGTATCATTTGAACACATCTAGAGTTATACACGCTCCTCTTTATATTGACGTTGTTTTAAGCGCttatgaatgtaaatgtgtttaggTAACTTGGGCTGGGTATCAATTAGAACTGCAATCAATTACTTGATTAGTCAATGACAGAAacttaattgccaactattttcattgtgttgtgttgtttaattATACTTTGACTGTTAAAATgatcttctttttttactgtattttaaactgTGGTAACTTTGTGctaagacaaaataaacagagaaTATGCTAGAAAATCAGTTTTGTTGGTGGGTATTTTCAATATACATTTCTCCCATAAACCTGATGCATCTCTATTGCAGGAAATATCTTAAAACCTTTattcacagtttaaatatttctgtaactAACTAGCCTACATCATAGACATCTGAgtcagaaaagagagaaaggcttCTGTAGATAAACATATTCCTCAATGTCAAGTATTGTAAGTATTGTTCTGGTATTGGTACCAAAACTCAGATGTTATATTGGCACTATTGATTGATCATATCCAGACATACAGGCAACTTTTGACTGATTCATATTCTGAACACTAGAACAGAGGAAGTACTAGGCGACTATACAAGATGTTGGAAGCTAAAGCTGCAagattagtaaaaaaaaaccttaaaaatgaTTGGCAACTACTCTGATAATTGCTGGagtatttttcaagcaaaaatgccaaactttacCACACGTACAGCTGTCATTTGTGaagatttactgcttttctttctcttatgtgatagtaaattgaatttCTTTGAATTCTGAAGAGttagtggacaaaacaagcaatttaatgACATCACCTTCAGCTATAAGTaacttgtgatggacattttttcactcttttcagACAATTtgatcattagttgcagacCTATTGTAAACCCAAAAGGATTTTAGAATAACATCCTGGTGATTTGATTTAACACTTTAACACATAGCTATTATGGGTATAAGAAGCAAGTTGACATGATCTTGTCTTGTACTGTATCCTAATATGGGACATGTGACTGTTAGAAGCATATATAGTGACTGTTTCATGATAAGCTTGGTTGATTTATGCTGCAGGTGTCAAGCAACAGAAGAAAGCTTTAGGCTTTACCTGTAGCCTTTTATCTGAGGGGTTTCTGCGTGTGTCATTAATAAGATACACAGAAGACACTACAGCATCGATGTAGCTACAACTCTTTAGACTTTATACATATAATTTACAAGTATTTATGCgtttattatatatatgagGACATAAGcgaataataaaaaatatatataccaAAAGCTGTTGGTCCAGGGACTTCCAAATTCATGTCTTTCCACCACCAGACTAAAAACACATGGCCAAAACACAGCCGCTGCTACACGTTACAACTGCAACTAAACgacgttttttttctttccacccgcattctgcgaagacccgccctactcttcttctgattggctgaggctCTGATATTATTACCTTCTTGCTTAAACCAAACCAATctaaccaacgaaggcaacgagtactagccaatcagaggcagagtagggcgggtcttcgcagAATGCGGGTGTGGAAAAAATAAGGCGACTAAAAAGTACTGGCGCTGCTTCCGGTTTCGTACCTTTAAAATAATTGTCAGGTCTTTCAGTCGGTTCATGCTGTGCAGTTAAAATTGCGATATTCGACGGTATTTcgtctgaaaaaaaatcacattatccAGATCAAACTGACTCCATGTCGGTATGTAGCCTTATTTTGTCATACGCGGCGTTAAGACCAGAACTTCatggttttattttgatatCGCACGGCAAAACCGGAAAAGCAGTTCGTTCTTTTTCGATAAACTTCGTACGCTTTACACGATCGACTAACTTTCTGCAGTTGATTTCGCTGACTTGCAGTCATAACCAATCGAGACTAGAATAATGGATGcgcattttaaaaaagcagcgCGATTATTACTGCGTTTTTAAATCAATATACAAGCAGGACCCGCTAatagtttcactttttttctgtaaagaTTGCAACAAAAATCCTCGGTGCTCTGAATTTAAGGAACACTTATGGCTACAAAAAAACTGGCCAAGTAAGTAACATAAACTATCCGTTACTAGCCTGTTGGCTGAACAGCTAACACAAATAAACTGGAAAGACGAAGAAACGTTTTGGTTAGCCTTGGATATTTAATTAACTAGTTTAAACATTTGTATTAGGTTCAGCGTTTGAATATCGTTTTAAAACTTGAGCTATTTGTGTTTAAATTGGCCAACAATGCTTGTTCTCCTAAGCATTTTATTCAGGAAGAAGTAGTAGTGCTGTATTTTACTAACTTACAACTAAACTCTTGAAAAACATCACGAATTTAGTTGGTTTTAgatttactgtacatgataAAGACTCTTCAATCTCTCTCTGCACAGAGAGCTCGGACTGTTGAGGCAGCGCAGTCAGTCCTCCacaggactaaagaaaccagtgGTGTCAAGTAAGTTTgaaattgattgatttaatttgatAATGTGTCTACAGAAAGAGCATGTTTAGGCCTACACTAGATCCCACTGGCATTACATCTTACATTGGATTATTTGTGACATTATAtaatactgtttgtttgtttgtttttcagatcaAATATTTTCCTACCTGATTGTGATTGATTTTGAGTCCACttgctggagagagaaaaacaactacGGCCAAGAAATTAGTAAGTTTCTGAGGAATGACTTTGAAACTATATAACTCaagacaccatttttttttaaaaatgtgatatttaatttagagctgcaacgattagctGATctatcgattagttgccaactataaaattaatcgccaactattttgataattgattaattattttgagtcatttttttaagaaaaaaaatgtccaaattctctaattctagcttctaaaatgtgaatcatttctgatttatttagtcttctatgacagtaaactatctttgggttgtgaactgttgtGGACTGACACCAAAGCTATTATGTGTAAaactacttggcaataaacctgattctgattctaactgtgaacaaaacaagacatttgaggacgtcatcttggactttgggaaacagtgatcagcatttttcatcatttctgacatttaatggaccaaacaaccaatttaaaaaaaaaaaaaaaaaattaaataatcaacaatttaatcgatgatgaaaataatggttagttacagccctaattTAATTTGAGGACCACTCCTCCTCACCAAACCTTACACCTgtccttctctcctttcctcctcttgtGCAGTTGAGTTTCCTGCTGTTCTGTTGAACACGTCCACAGGGGAGGTCGAGTCTGAGTTTCACACATATGTTCAACCTCAAGAGCGCCCCGTTCTGTCCGAGTTCTGCACTGAGCTGACAGGGATTACGCAGGTGTCTGTACAAAggaataaacacacaattacaAAGATACCAATGTACCTCCTGGTGCTTTTTACTGTTGATTGTTTTAAAATACATCTGACAGCTTTATTTCCCTGTCTTACAGATGCAAGTTGAGGCAGGGATCCCCCTCCAGATCTGTCTTTCTCGCTTCAGCCGCTGGCTGCAAAACCTGCAGCTTCAGATGGGTGTGGTCTTCCCCAACAGACAACAGAGATGTTCTGCACCTTCACCCTCTCAAAAACTATGTACCTTCCTCACATGGTCAGGTAAAAGTCATTTGTATGTGTTTACGACTCTCCAAGGTCAGAGTTAGCATATATTGTTGGTGATAAACCCCAGTAAGCCTCATCGCAATCAATCACTGCCTCAATTAAGGAGGTTAATTTCTGTGTTGGAGGCAAGATGAcacttaaaatcaataaaaaaatacacttttatctCCAAACATTacaaattttgtacaaaaacactgaataaatttTGGATCTGTAGATACAAATGTGTAATGGCAGGGCAACATCAACAACATGTTTGAGTTTTTACAATTTTGAGATATTAAATGGACAAATTAAGTTGAAACACATTGTTAAGTTTAATGTGCCTCCATCTACGTTGCGTATCAGACTGGGATCTTGGAGTTTGTTTGCAGTACGAGTGTAAACGTAAGCAGATCCATAAA
Coding sequences within:
- the LOC137180059 gene encoding RNA exonuclease 5-like — its product is MESSSSTSCSRKKRKNISPTAHETAKRLKSGQEDDEAVECGRTSCSPRISVLPESLQQAITLNELTELLHYAALGKTGGIKQPSWCRLHHQRKVKGVNVVLVEGLTQSHFYKHYLSLQHLRTNYTTRVTFTPSSNNLASGIFGSELPKFDWSSVSQTDKEKSALHKGLKNHPVIIKFGTERRGLTAYVFTQEEMIKKHYPVKGMPGFEEFICTDSDDFVTDSSPLYGLDCEMCLTEKGYELARVSLVDSDGKCVLDDLVKPENKILNYLTKFSGITAAMLRPITTTLRDVQAKLRMLLPRDAVLVGHSINNDLMALKLIHQHVIDTSLLYRREFGQRFKLKVLAETVLKRQIQTEEKKGHNPIEDALAALELAQYFIKTGPLQVVELHLEELWGYTIVEESADCTPAAPTPSNRFADILQTLGRSVAFLGKRSDVALPLSNQQWHNSDKEVVAAFRRQTKCPFFSVLQFSSFSKQLQSFFPHQEQQYQRVRANLRDMCVVFAGPLPAGFSERDVRRLFRCCGSVQKIKMLNTAVRVHAEVEFEQLEGALLALKTLNGLNVQGQSIKVQRPVYESTLDLDLTLDALRGDALNTSHLYAVKLNPSMAENMHISAKVNGHTKCSGVTHVQTANKTPSAKVNGHYSETESTAAKQFPTTKSKLSEEKLRETFGQFSKVERIFLPAKPGKHARHARIKFDSSEGKHAALSSSEDLWKEHYLICPSLTPPHLPSWVAMTTPVTSVGANGVAAEDEERTHMHTSSQDQEMELMMKKLDRRLGKLFRSLPECTLSVVVLLGRTSAHGHLPGLCLMEVKQES